In Chitinophaga sp. H8, the sequence GTGGTGTGGTCGTAGGGCCCTCTACAACAAGCCTGTGGTCTTTTAATATTTTCATCCTGTCAATAAAAACAACGCGTTTTTCACCCGTCAAAGAAGTCCGGGCATGATATACACAAAACATTTCTTTTCCGTCAGGGGAGTAGGTAATACTATTATGCCCTGTTCCGGTCACTACACCACCTGTTTCAATATTTTTTTGCAATACAGGATTATTCGCTGCTTTGATAAACGGCCCTAACGGGCTTTTGGAGGTGGCATAGCCTACTGCATAATTCTTGCCACCGAAGTAATTGGCAGAGTACATCATATAGTAAGTGTTCCCCTTTTTAAAAGCAACAGACCCTTCTGTCCACCTGCGGTTAACTTCCTTGGACGTAACTGAGCGACTTTCCCATTCAGCCTGTTGATCATTCATTTTTACAGGGGGACGTAACAATAGTACCGGTTCTCCTATTACCCCACTGAAATCGGGTTTCAACTCAACCCCATATACCCAGCTTTCTTCGATAGTGTCAAACCATCCTTTTTGTTTTGCCCAGGTAGCTACTTCACTTTCTACCGGGTGCTTGTAGCAGCAACGGGAGTAATAAAGATAGCATTTGCCATTTTTTTCGAACAGCACATTGGCATCGATGATAGGGTAGCCGGGATCAAAAACAGGCCCGTTATTAATGTCAATAAATGGCCCGGTAGGGCGGTCTGCTACAGCTACCCCGATACGGAAATTTTCAAGTTCATTATTGGGGTTCTCTTTCCATTGGGCGCTGTAGAACATATAAAACCGGCCTTTGTATTCATACACTTCCGGTGCCCAGTAGGCGCCATTCCATGCAGCGGTGGAATCACTCCAGCCACCGCTGTTACTGGCATAATATACTTGTCCCTCATCTTTCCAGTTTACCAGATCGGTAGAGGAATAAGCTGCAAAACCATTTTTTGCAATGCCTCCGGTTCCATACATGTAATATTTATCTCCTTTTACATGCATAACATATGGGTCCCCAAACTCTACCGGCAACGGATTTTGATAGGTAGGTTCCTTTACCGACTGGCTGGACTGTGCCTGTATGCCCGTAGTGTGCAGGGCAAACGTTACCAGAAAGCATACAATTGAAATCTTTACAGTTTGTTTCATCATTGCATATTATATCATAAGAGCAGTGTTATGGCAGCTGTCACGTCCTATAAATATAACGGTAAGAACTTGCATATTATAATCTATCCCGGATAAGACCTAAAACCTTACGCCTATACTCAGCATAGATCTGCGTACCCATAATGGCTCATACATTCCTCTTCTCGCCAGGTAGCCAATATTATTGGTAAAGTTGGACACATTAAACCTGGTAAAGAAATTACGGTAAGTATAGCCTATGCTGGCATCCATACTCCAGTAAGATTTTACTACTTCATCTGGTAGATTCTCCGTGGAAGCATAGAATTTACCTTTGTAGAAAAAGCCATAGCCCAATTCTAATCCTTTTAGTGTGCCTTTATCCAACGCGTAATTGGCCCAGATATTAAATGTTTGTTTTGCATTTCCTTCCAGTTGATTGCCTGTTTTAAAGGCAGGATCATTTATTACGGTGGCATTGATATAAGAGGTAGCCACATTGATGCTCAGCTGTGGCGTGATTTTTCCATTGATGTCCAGTTCTACCCCCCGGCTTCGATGATGGCCCCCCTGGTACATAGCCCATTTATAATATTCGTTATATGCGAGGTGAGGCCATTCCGGCGCTGCGTCTAATCCAAACACATAACCAACAATATTCTTCTTATCTATCTGGAATACGGATAACCCAATGCCCAGCTTGCCACTGAAGATATTAGACTTTGCACCAAACTCAATCTGTTTGGCATCGGTAGACTGCAACATGATGTTTGTAAGTTCATCCCAGCCGTTTTGTTCATAGGATTGGGTATAGGAAGCGTATACGGATAAATCTTTTAAGGGCTTTATCAAGAGGGCAATGCGGGGAGAAACAGGCTGTTTTACATCATCTTTGTAATTTGCAGGTACCGGATTTGCAGCAGTATATTTAGTTCCCTGCACTGTTTTATTGAAACGTAGTCCTAGCATAAGATGTATTCTTTCATCCCACATTTTCAGCTGATCCTGTGCATATAGTCCATATCTGGTTATATATTGTCTGGGTTTATCAGGATCTCCATCGTACCCAATAATTTTAGGTAAAACATTTTCACCATATACCGGGCGATACATGTTAAAAGGCTTCAGTTCAACGGGGTCATTATAAAACATGGTATAGTACCGTTGGGTGTAATCTGCGCCTATCACAAAATCGTGATGAACACCAAATGTAGAGAATTTACCTACCAGGTCCAAAGTCGTGCCGGCAATTTTGGTGAAGGTCTGAAAGAATTCTGTGGTCCTGTTCAGATTACCATTTTCGTCTGCTTTGCGATCGGGGAAAAATACAGCTTCTTCCTGTTCCCGTGCTTTGGAGTAATAGGAAACGTTACGGATAGATAGATTGTTATTGATTTTATAACTTAGCGTGGAGTAGCCGCTTAGCTCATCGCTTCGGTGCCTGTTGTCCGGTTCCCCAAGAAAAAGACCCCTTGGAATCTTTTTCAGCCCTTCAAAAGTACCATCCGGGGATACCAGGCCCGGCGCAAAGGTGCGGTTATCATTTTTCGCCGTCATTTCAACATTCCATTCCAATGCCGTCGTGATTTTCCAGGTGATACTAGGTGCAAACAAATAGCTTTTGCTATTTATTTTATCGATAAAATGATTGCCGGATTCATAAGAAGCATTTAAACGGTACAGGAGTTGCTTTTTAGATGTTAAAGCACCGCTAAGATCCAGTGTAGGCCTTAGAAAACCATATTCTCCTACCTTTAGTTCAAATCTGCGATAATCGTAATCGAGTGGCTTTTTAGATACAAAGTTCATGACCGCTCCCGGCGCCACATCCCCATATTGTATGGATGCCGGCCCTTTGAGAACTTCTATTCTCTCAATATTATCGCCATATAATCTGCCGATAGTTTGCATCAGTATGCCATTCCATCTGAAGTTGGAATTAAAGTTCATCCCAAATCCCCGGCCGTTAAACATGGCATAACCATCACCGTAAGTGCCGGTAACAGTAATACCGCTTACATTTTTAATAGCATCCCGTATATCCGTTATCTGTTGTTGTTCGATTAGTTTTTTATCAATGAGCTGTACAGAAATGGGCAGATCTATTAATGGAGTCAGTGTTTTGTTGATAGAGGCGATCTGGCGTTTTTGACCATATACCATCAACTCTTTTAATAACCTGGTAGAATCACTTGTTTGATAGGAATAGTCGTTGTCTTTTGGGTTGGTGCTTTGCGCAAAAACGGCTGGTCCTGTTAAGCAAAGGAGCGATATGCACCGCAATATTAGATTCATGGTTGTGTCAGTATTTATATAAAAATTGCCACAAAGATGAATGCTTATAAGACAGGTGGATGCTCTGATCGGGAAAAGTACTTGCGCAATCAGGAAATCTTATACCGGAAAAGATGGGTGAAGGCTTTGTTATTAAGGTGTTTTATCTTCCTCATCCGGATCGGCTGTTTCTTCCAGCTTATCTTTATCGCTTCCCCTGCGTAGTTTTACAGTAGGATTGTTCTGTGTACCGGTTACATTGAAGGGAATGCCGAATAAACCAAAGGGGGGAAGTCCCAGCCGGCCTTTTAGGTTCAGCTTTCCATCAAGGCTTACCTGCCCCTCAAAGCGCGGCCGGAAACCAGCAATGCGCATTTTGGTTCTGTCAATGGTGATGATGTTATTATTGATAGTAGTTTTGATATTCACTTCTGAAAGGTCAGGATCTTTGAGGTCTCCTTTACCGGTGCTGCTGCTTACCGCATTTAACAGCTTAAAACCTTTCAGTTTTATCTTTTTAACAGACAGTACACCGCCTCCTTTCAGAGATGGATATACCGGATTCATATTTTTATCAAGCCTTCCGCTCAGGCTATAATCCAGTCCAACAATGCCGCTGGCATAAGAGGCAGAGGAGGCCATATCATGAAAGAGCTTTATTTCATTATAAGCTCTTTTGATATCAAATTCTTTTGCGCTGATATGATAATCAAATGTTGCCTTTTCCGGCTGCAGGCTAATGTAGGTGGCATCCATTTCTACCGGTGCACCGAT encodes:
- a CDS encoding glycoside hydrolase family 43 protein, whose amino-acid sequence is MMKQTVKISIVCFLVTFALHTTGIQAQSSQSVKEPTYQNPLPVEFGDPYVMHVKGDKYYMYGTGGIAKNGFAAYSSTDLVNWKDEGQVYYASNSGGWSDSTAAWNGAYWAPEVYEYKGRFYMFYSAQWKENPNNELENFRIGVAVADRPTGPFIDINNGPVFDPGYPIIDANVLFEKNGKCYLYYSRCCYKHPVESEVATWAKQKGWFDTIEESWVYGVELKPDFSGVIGEPVLLLRPPVKMNDQQAEWESRSVTSKEVNRRWTEGSVAFKKGNTYYMMYSANYFGGKNYAVGYATSKSPLGPFIKAANNPVLQKNIETGGVVTGTGHNSITYSPDGKEMFCVYHARTSLTGEKRVVFIDRMKILKDHRLVVEGPTTTPQSVPTSK
- a CDS encoding TonB-dependent siderophore receptor, whose translation is MNLILRCISLLCLTGPAVFAQSTNPKDNDYSYQTSDSTRLLKELMVYGQKRQIASINKTLTPLIDLPISVQLIDKKLIEQQQITDIRDAIKNVSGITVTGTYGDGYAMFNGRGFGMNFNSNFRWNGILMQTIGRLYGDNIERIEVLKGPASIQYGDVAPGAVMNFVSKKPLDYDYRRFELKVGEYGFLRPTLDLSGALTSKKQLLYRLNASYESGNHFIDKINSKSYLFAPSITWKITTALEWNVEMTAKNDNRTFAPGLVSPDGTFEGLKKIPRGLFLGEPDNRHRSDELSGYSTLSYKINNNLSIRNVSYYSKAREQEEAVFFPDRKADENGNLNRTTEFFQTFTKIAGTTLDLVGKFSTFGVHHDFVIGADYTQRYYTMFYNDPVELKPFNMYRPVYGENVLPKIIGYDGDPDKPRQYITRYGLYAQDQLKMWDERIHLMLGLRFNKTVQGTKYTAANPVPANYKDDVKQPVSPRIALLIKPLKDLSVYASYTQSYEQNGWDELTNIMLQSTDAKQIEFGAKSNIFSGKLGIGLSVFQIDKKNIVGYVFGLDAAPEWPHLAYNEYYKWAMYQGGHHRSRGVELDINGKITPQLSINVATSYINATVINDPAFKTGNQLEGNAKQTFNIWANYALDKGTLKGLELGYGFFYKGKFYASTENLPDEVVKSYWSMDASIGYTYRNFFTRFNVSNFTNNIGYLARRGMYEPLWVRRSMLSIGVRF